The proteins below are encoded in one region of Paraburkholderia aromaticivorans:
- a CDS encoding type II toxin-antitoxin system HipA family toxin, translated as MGRQTHSRALSVWANGERVGVWRLPARGPMEFAYDPAWVASPAGRPLSLSLPFTPGNLAQKGPRVLNYFDNLLPDSEAIRKRIAQRYRTEALDAFDLLQAIGRDCVGAVQLLAEDDVPQGVERIEGTPLNDAEIETMLARTVSNPALGAPDETDDFRISLAGAQEKTALLWHDGKWQRPHGATPTTHIFKLPLGLVGNKLADLSTSVENEWLCLRILHAYGLPVANTEIMTFGKQRVLSVERFDRQMHSSGQWLLRLPQEDFCQVYGVPSHRKYENEGGPGVLDLARILQQSVEARQDIETLLASQILFWMLAAPDGHAKNFSIRLLAGGHYRLTPLYDVMSIWPVEGSGPNQWSWFKARLAMGMWSRSKHDAFRDVQRRHFNTMALKCSYGADAEPLIQRLIEQTPGVIERVSAELPERFPAKVAERIFKGLKSSAAKLGTMPAG; from the coding sequence ATGGGCCGCCAAACTCACTCACGCGCGCTATCGGTATGGGCGAATGGCGAGCGCGTCGGCGTCTGGCGCCTGCCCGCTCGCGGGCCCATGGAGTTCGCCTACGATCCCGCGTGGGTTGCCTCGCCGGCGGGACGGCCGTTGTCGCTGTCGCTGCCGTTCACGCCGGGCAATCTGGCGCAAAAAGGCCCACGCGTTCTCAACTATTTCGACAACCTGCTGCCCGACAGCGAGGCGATCAGAAAGCGCATCGCCCAACGCTACCGGACCGAGGCGCTCGATGCGTTCGATCTGCTGCAAGCCATCGGCCGCGATTGCGTGGGCGCCGTCCAGTTGCTCGCCGAAGACGACGTGCCGCAAGGCGTCGAGCGGATCGAGGGCACGCCGCTCAACGACGCCGAGATCGAGACCATGCTGGCGCGCACGGTCAGCAACCCCGCGCTCGGCGCGCCCGACGAGACGGACGATTTCCGCATCTCGCTCGCCGGCGCGCAGGAAAAAACCGCGCTGCTGTGGCACGACGGCAAATGGCAGCGGCCGCACGGCGCCACGCCCACCACGCACATTTTCAAGCTGCCGCTCGGCCTTGTCGGCAACAAGCTCGCCGACCTCAGCACCTCGGTCGAAAACGAGTGGCTCTGTCTGCGGATCTTGCACGCCTATGGCCTGCCGGTCGCCAACACGGAGATCATGACGTTCGGCAAGCAGCGGGTGTTGAGCGTCGAGCGCTTCGACCGGCAAATGCATTCGAGCGGGCAATGGCTGTTGCGCCTGCCGCAGGAAGACTTCTGCCAGGTGTACGGCGTGCCGTCGCATCGCAAATACGAAAACGAAGGCGGCCCGGGCGTGCTCGACCTCGCGCGAATTCTCCAGCAATCGGTCGAGGCGCGGCAAGACATCGAGACGCTGCTGGCCAGCCAGATCCTGTTCTGGATGCTGGCGGCGCCGGACGGCCACGCCAAGAACTTCAGCATTCGCCTGCTGGCGGGTGGCCACTACCGCCTCACGCCGCTTTACGACGTGATGTCGATCTGGCCGGTGGAAGGCAGCGGCCCGAACCAGTGGTCATGGTTCAAGGCGAGGCTCGCCATGGGCATGTGGTCGCGCAGCAAGCACGACGCGTTTCGCGACGTGCAGCGGCGCCACTTCAACACCATGGCGCTGAAGTGCTCGTACGGCGCGGACGCGGAACCGCTGATCCAGCGATTGATCGAACAGACGCCCGGTGTGATCGAGCGGGTCTCGGCGGAATTGCCCGAACGTTTTCCGGCCAAGGTGGCCGAACGGATTTTCAAAGGCCTGAAAAGCTCGGCGGCGAAGCTCGGCACGATGCCTGCCGGCTAG
- the lhpI gene encoding bifunctional Delta(1)-pyrroline-2-carboxylate/Delta(1)-piperideine-2-carboxylate reductase, translating to MTHPTTQTFDAAATTRLIPYAALVDALKRATIDYAQQRIASPERLVVPLNEDGIMLSMPATAPDLAIHKLVNVCPANRARGLPTIHGKVMAFDADTGETLFILDGPTVTGRRTAAISMLGVDTFAATPREFLLIGTGTQALNHLEAIGELFPDARVWVKGSAPARAEAFCAAHQGNAHDLQPLTQAGATIPDSVDVVIALTTSRQPVYDEAARADRLVIGVGAFTPAMVEIGAHTLGGSALFVDDEAGARHEAGDFIQAGVDWAQVGGIASVLDNAALLPQKKPIVFKSVGCAAWDLAACRVAREALSGG from the coding sequence ATGACCCACCCGACCACGCAGACTTTCGACGCCGCCGCGACCACGCGGCTGATTCCCTATGCCGCGCTCGTCGATGCACTCAAGCGCGCGACGATCGACTATGCGCAGCAGCGCATCGCGAGTCCCGAGCGGCTCGTCGTGCCGCTCAACGAAGACGGCATCATGCTGTCGATGCCGGCCACCGCGCCCGATCTCGCGATCCACAAACTGGTCAACGTATGCCCGGCCAATCGCGCACGCGGCCTGCCGACCATCCACGGCAAAGTGATGGCGTTCGACGCCGACACCGGCGAGACGCTTTTCATCCTCGACGGCCCGACCGTGACGGGACGCCGTACGGCAGCGATCTCGATGCTCGGCGTCGACACCTTCGCCGCAACGCCGCGCGAATTCCTGCTGATCGGCACCGGCACGCAGGCGCTCAACCATCTTGAGGCGATCGGCGAACTGTTTCCCGACGCGCGCGTATGGGTGAAGGGCAGCGCGCCCGCGCGCGCCGAGGCGTTTTGCGCCGCGCATCAGGGCAACGCGCATGATCTGCAGCCGCTGACTCAAGCCGGCGCCACGATCCCCGACTCAGTCGACGTGGTGATCGCGCTGACCACGAGCAGACAGCCCGTCTACGACGAAGCGGCGCGCGCGGATCGCCTCGTGATCGGCGTCGGCGCCTTCACACCGGCCATGGTCGAGATCGGCGCGCACACCCTCGGCGGCAGCGCGCTGTTCGTCGACGACGAAGCCGGCGCGCGCCACGAAGCCGGCGACTTCATTCAGGCCGGCGTCGACTGGGCTCAGGTCGGCGGCATCGCTTCGGTGCTCGACAATGCAGCGTTATTGCCGCAAAAAAAACCGATCGTATTTAAAAGCGTCGGCTGCGCGGCGTGGGATCTGGCGGCGTGCCGCGTGGCGCGCGAGGCGTTGTCGGGTGGTTGA
- a CDS encoding potassium channel family protein, translating to MPDSPKPEPRLPRFRLPRRARTPWQAPRARTLFTRPAASPQRMLLHRVYLVVGLCVLAFAVLYLDRDGLRDANRKVLGIVDLMYFTMVTVATVGYGDIVPVTARARLIDAFFIVPIRIVIWFVFLGTAYQFVIQRVIEEFRMKRLQKQLRDHVVICGYGLSGSVAVRELLESGFTAESIVVIDPQQAALEAATALGVAGLLGDPSREDLLQQAQVQIARAVIIAVTDDATAILLTLTVRSVAPQTKIVVRIQEQTYQRQLRQAGANVIVSSTKIGGLLLADAVDSEYIVPFVNDLLSARGRVNLVERRATAQEIGRWSNALPGAVVVGLVRAGRVLSFYEDEPCPIETGDLLMVIQSSRQPNETSASC from the coding sequence GTGCCAGATTCGCCCAAGCCGGAGCCACGTCTGCCGCGCTTCCGTTTGCCGCGCCGCGCCCGCACGCCCTGGCAGGCGCCGCGCGCCCGCACACTGTTCACGCGGCCGGCAGCGTCGCCGCAGCGCATGCTGCTGCATCGCGTCTATCTGGTGGTCGGGTTGTGCGTGCTCGCCTTCGCCGTGCTCTATCTCGATCGGGACGGCCTGCGCGATGCCAACCGCAAAGTTCTCGGCATCGTCGATCTGATGTACTTCACGATGGTCACCGTGGCCACCGTCGGTTACGGCGACATCGTGCCGGTGACCGCCCGCGCGCGGCTCATCGACGCTTTTTTTATCGTGCCGATCCGCATCGTCATCTGGTTCGTGTTTCTCGGCACCGCCTATCAGTTCGTCATTCAACGCGTCATCGAGGAATTCCGCATGAAACGCCTGCAAAAGCAGTTGCGCGATCACGTCGTGATTTGCGGCTATGGATTGAGCGGTTCGGTCGCGGTGCGCGAGTTGCTGGAAAGCGGTTTCACCGCGGAATCGATCGTCGTGATCGATCCGCAGCAGGCGGCGCTGGAAGCGGCCACGGCGTTGGGCGTCGCCGGGCTGCTCGGCGATCCGTCGCGCGAGGATCTGTTGCAGCAGGCGCAGGTGCAGATCGCCCGCGCGGTCATCATTGCCGTCACCGACGACGCCACCGCGATCCTGCTCACGCTGACCGTGCGCAGCGTCGCGCCGCAGACCAAGATCGTCGTGCGGATTCAGGAGCAGACCTATCAGCGCCAGTTGCGCCAGGCCGGGGCGAACGTGATCGTCTCGTCGACCAAGATCGGCGGCTTGCTGCTTGCCGACGCGGTCGACAGCGAATACATCGTGCCCTTCGTGAACGATCTGTTGTCGGCACGCGGCCGCGTCAACCTGGTCGAACGTCGGGCGACGGCGCAGGAGATCGGCCGCTGGAGCAATGCGCTGCCGGGCGCGGTGGTGGTGGGTCTCGTGCGCGCGGGGCGCGTGCTGTCGTTTTACGAAGACGAGCCGTGTCCGATCGAGACGGGCGATCTGCTGATGGTGATCCAGTCGTCGCGCCAGCCGAATGAAACGTCCGCTTCCTGCTAG
- a CDS encoding helix-turn-helix domain-containing protein translates to MANETHSPDSIAVAERVRELMSRHGIGKRQQTTELCRILDLSFSQGHRKLRGNSPWTLSQIKKVAEVFGEPAAQLFGAQSLDPGMVGAIAQEAVFSIGAIELACTAWVGAALEAGSRPEFVAYSRLGQWRVARHDGTLYQSAYEVHKIEIYPRRAETDKPTIAVVDDDQASADNLRDYLERSGFAAVAIYGLAAFADQLQTQVFDGIVIDWLFGAQTSAAAIRAVRASENPDAPIFVLTGELLTGKASESEISQVIRNYDVACYEKPARMAILVADLSKRLNRP, encoded by the coding sequence ATGGCCAACGAAACACACTCACCTGACTCCATCGCAGTCGCCGAGCGCGTGCGCGAGTTGATGAGCCGGCACGGAATCGGCAAACGCCAGCAGACCACGGAGCTGTGCCGCATCCTCGATCTGAGTTTTTCACAGGGACACCGCAAGTTGCGCGGCAACAGCCCGTGGACGCTCTCGCAAATCAAGAAGGTCGCCGAGGTATTCGGCGAACCGGCCGCCCAGCTATTCGGCGCGCAATCGCTCGATCCGGGCATGGTCGGCGCGATCGCCCAGGAAGCCGTGTTCAGCATCGGCGCGATCGAACTGGCCTGCACGGCCTGGGTCGGCGCCGCGCTCGAGGCGGGCAGCCGCCCGGAATTCGTCGCGTACTCCCGGCTCGGTCAATGGCGCGTGGCGCGCCACGACGGCACGCTGTACCAAAGCGCGTACGAGGTCCACAAGATCGAAATCTATCCGCGCCGCGCCGAAACCGACAAGCCGACCATCGCCGTGGTCGACGACGATCAGGCCAGCGCCGACAACCTGCGCGACTATCTGGAGCGCAGCGGCTTCGCGGCGGTGGCGATCTACGGACTCGCGGCCTTTGCCGACCAGCTGCAAACCCAGGTGTTCGACGGCATCGTGATCGACTGGCTGTTCGGCGCGCAGACTTCGGCGGCCGCGATTCGCGCGGTGCGCGCCTCGGAAAATCCGGACGCGCCGATCTTCGTGCTGACCGGCGAATTGCTGACCGGCAAGGCCAGCGAATCGGAGATCAGTCAGGTGATCCGCAATTACGACGTCGCGTGTTATGAAAAGCCCGCGCGCATGGCGATCCTGGTCGCCGATCTGTCGAAGCGGCTGAACCGGCCTTAA
- a CDS encoding C39 family peptidase, producing the protein MNEPTLRHAGVPYYTQWGSPEWVGRIVEQHGDPCDDPGWQRSGFSDPEHYRFWAKRLCGLTCLESALDYWRIEHASRAALLDEALRHGVYRMREDGGVDGLIYRPFADWVAGAFGVRVDVLPQAPLEDMAARLNAETLAIVSVSPEIRYPDRPNQRQGGHLILLLGRGRDGVWFHNPSGIAPHQADVYLPFDTMTRFYAGRGMTLSRIVR; encoded by the coding sequence ATGAACGAACCGACCTTGCGCCACGCCGGCGTGCCGTACTACACGCAATGGGGCAGTCCCGAATGGGTTGGCCGGATCGTCGAGCAGCACGGCGACCCCTGCGACGATCCCGGCTGGCAGCGCAGCGGCTTCTCCGACCCCGAGCATTACCGCTTCTGGGCCAAGCGCCTGTGCGGTCTGACGTGTCTCGAGTCGGCGCTCGACTATTGGCGCATCGAACACGCGTCGCGCGCCGCGCTGCTCGACGAAGCGTTGCGGCATGGCGTGTACCGCATGCGCGAGGATGGCGGCGTCGACGGTTTGATCTACCGGCCATTTGCCGATTGGGTGGCCGGCGCGTTCGGCGTTCGGGTCGACGTGCTGCCGCAGGCGCCGCTCGAAGACATGGCCGCGCGCCTGAACGCCGAGACGCTGGCAATCGTCTCCGTGAGCCCCGAGATCCGTTATCCCGACCGGCCCAATCAGCGGCAGGGCGGCCATCTGATCTTGCTGCTCGGACGCGGCCGCGATGGCGTGTGGTTTCACAATCCCTCGGGTATCGCGCCGCATCAGGCGGATGTGTATCTGCCGTTCGACACCATGACGCGTTTCTACGCGGGACGCGGCATGACGCTCAGCCGGATCGTGCGCTAG
- a CDS encoding molybdopterin-dependent oxidoreductase, protein MTKSTTGVNDRQRAVTGARWAASLVLALAAWNAQAQPEPSLLSLDVQGKIGKTTDAAHKTYHFTEAQLLALPVHSITTSTTWTPRSTFTGPLLADILKTVGANGSQVEIHTLDDYTYTIPVSDSNRYGVVVAYSMNGRRLKIRDFGPLFLIYPRDAFPDELTGASGDSKFVWQIKALIVK, encoded by the coding sequence ATGACCAAGTCGACCACCGGGGTGAATGACCGACAACGCGCCGTCACGGGCGCGCGCTGGGCTGCGAGCCTCGTGCTCGCGCTGGCCGCCTGGAACGCGCAGGCTCAGCCGGAGCCGTCACTTTTATCGCTCGACGTGCAAGGCAAGATCGGCAAGACGACCGACGCCGCGCACAAGACGTACCACTTCACCGAAGCCCAACTGCTCGCGCTGCCGGTCCATTCGATCACCACCTCGACCACGTGGACGCCGCGTTCCACCTTCACAGGACCGTTGCTGGCGGATATTCTGAAGACAGTCGGCGCGAATGGCAGCCAGGTCGAGATCCATACGCTCGACGACTATACCTACACCATTCCGGTATCGGACTCCAATCGTTATGGCGTGGTCGTTGCATACAGCATGAACGGCCGGCGTCTGAAGATCAGAGACTTCGGGCCGCTGTTCCTTATCTACCCGCGCGATGCGTTCCCGGATGAACTCACGGGCGCCTCGGGCGATTCAAAATTCGTATGGCAGATCAAGGCCCTCATCGTCAAATAA
- a CDS encoding helix-turn-helix domain-containing protein: protein MLHLIAKSDQIAQLLAASRRQAGLTQAEAAARIGVSQSRISAFETDADALTLAQLLALCGVYGLQLQLRDKSQSLPGPTPLIEW, encoded by the coding sequence ATGCTCCACCTCATCGCCAAGTCGGACCAGATAGCCCAGCTGCTTGCCGCCAGCCGGCGGCAAGCCGGCCTCACACAAGCCGAGGCCGCCGCGCGGATCGGCGTCAGCCAAAGCCGCATTTCGGCATTCGAAACCGACGCCGATGCCCTCACCCTCGCACAATTGCTGGCCTTGTGCGGCGTCTACGGCCTGCAATTACAGTTGCGCGACAAGAGCCAGTCGCTGCCGGGCCCGACGCCGTTGATCGAGTGGTGA
- a CDS encoding ATP-binding protein has translation MADQGPHRQIMRRPWRRALYVLIWLTALAAPVGAIGYLLYANLLNPRATEQLTGSYDGFYWDAAQLQIAYARFENQLLLYQSGVDDDYQRLMLRYQLLQSKLHVMAGSTRRLTTQLSLLQRQLDEIHSLDQLLGGIEPEVDALPKDRSQANRIVGQLRQHWNEVNDLALSRRFADVADREAMNRDFIDKRRILFAAGMLLLLLSAAATLLLVLNGRRRTRLMHQQHAALEAEHQASRAAREASHAKDAFLGMISHELRTPLHAIVSSIELLGFNYHSEADRKVIQRLETAGRHLEAQMKDLTDYARLGAGKLELRHEHFEPRELLASIVDEHAMSAAARGLQLESEASGMSGLVDSDPHRIRQIVNNLVTNAIRYTETGTVRVQLRQRPALLIFVVSDTGPGVPHAQIPLIFQEFTQLDASRTRRFEGAGMGLTIVQGLVKLFGGTVEVASKVGEGTTFTVTIPVTPVAAAQPQDVAARAEPGGARPCVLIVDDNRLIRESLSEMIAHMNFDAHAVANADDALAWLDARRCDVVLLDLHMPERDGYTFLADFAARGGPSAGVPVIVVSAYAPEAGVTEEGGGGSQPFFDALLKPVHYEELRSALQRALASRHTV, from the coding sequence ATGGCAGATCAAGGCCCTCATCGTCAAATAATGCGCCGTCCGTGGCGCCGTGCGCTCTACGTGCTGATCTGGCTGACCGCGCTCGCGGCGCCGGTCGGCGCGATCGGCTATCTGTTGTACGCGAATCTCCTCAACCCGCGTGCCACCGAGCAGTTGACCGGCTCGTACGACGGCTTCTACTGGGACGCCGCGCAACTGCAGATCGCTTACGCGCGCTTCGAGAATCAGTTGCTGCTTTATCAGTCGGGTGTCGACGACGACTATCAGCGGCTGATGCTGCGTTACCAGTTGCTGCAATCCAAGCTGCACGTGATGGCGGGTTCCACACGCCGTCTGACCACGCAACTCTCGCTGCTGCAAAGGCAACTGGACGAAATCCATTCGCTCGATCAGTTGTTGGGCGGCATCGAACCTGAAGTCGACGCGCTGCCGAAAGACCGCAGCCAGGCCAACCGGATTGTCGGGCAACTGCGCCAGCACTGGAACGAGGTCAATGATCTCGCGCTGAGCCGCCGTTTCGCCGACGTCGCCGATCGCGAGGCGATGAACCGCGACTTCATCGACAAGCGCCGCATCCTGTTCGCGGCCGGCATGTTGCTGCTGTTGCTGTCGGCGGCGGCGACGCTGTTGCTCGTGTTGAACGGACGGCGCCGTACGCGCCTGATGCATCAGCAGCACGCGGCGCTCGAAGCCGAGCACCAGGCGAGCCGCGCCGCGCGCGAGGCGAGTCACGCCAAGGATGCGTTTCTCGGCATGATCAGCCACGAACTGCGCACGCCGTTGCATGCGATCGTGTCGTCGATCGAATTGCTGGGCTTCAACTATCACTCCGAGGCGGATCGCAAGGTGATCCAGCGGCTCGAAACCGCGGGCCGGCATCTGGAGGCGCAGATGAAGGATCTGACCGACTACGCGCGCCTCGGCGCCGGCAAGCTTGAGTTGCGTCACGAGCATTTCGAGCCGCGCGAACTGCTGGCGTCGATCGTCGACGAGCACGCCATGTCGGCCGCCGCGCGCGGTTTGCAACTGGAGAGCGAGGCAAGCGGCATGAGCGGCCTTGTCGATTCCGACCCGCACCGCATCCGCCAGATCGTCAACAACCTCGTCACCAACGCGATCCGCTACACCGAAACCGGCACCGTGCGCGTGCAGTTGCGGCAGCGGCCGGCGCTGCTGATCTTCGTCGTCAGCGACACGGGGCCGGGCGTGCCGCATGCGCAGATTCCGCTCATCTTTCAGGAGTTCACGCAACTGGATGCGTCGCGCACGCGCCGCTTCGAGGGCGCGGGCATGGGGCTGACGATCGTGCAGGGGCTGGTCAAGCTGTTCGGCGGCACCGTCGAGGTGGCGAGCAAGGTCGGCGAGGGCACCACCTTCACCGTGACGATTCCGGTCACGCCGGTCGCGGCTGCGCAGCCGCAGGATGTGGCGGCGCGCGCCGAGCCAGGCGGCGCGCGTCCGTGCGTGCTGATCGTCGACGACAACCGCCTGATCCGCGAGTCGCTCAGCGAAATGATCGCGCACATGAATTTCGACGCGCACGCCGTCGCCAATGCCGACGATGCGCTCGCCTGGCTCGACGCGCGCCGCTGCGACGTGGTGTTGCTCGATCTGCATATGCCCGAGCGTGACGGCTATACGTTTCTCGCGGATTTTGCCGCGCGGGGCGGGCCGTCCGCGGGTGTGCCGGTGATCGTGGTCAGCGCGTATGCGCCGGAGGCGGGCGTGACGGAAGAGGGAGGAGGTGGCTCGCAGCCGTTCTTCGACGCGTTATTAAAGCCGGTACATTACGAGGAGCTCCGCAGCGCGTTGCAGCGGGCTTTGGCTTCGCGGCATACGGTGTGA
- the zwf gene encoding glucose-6-phosphate dehydrogenase → MTTQHASATPDLPLDMIIFGGTGDLSFRKLLPALYMAHLHCNLPPNTRILTIGRKPWSREEYINEFMELKAKPFIEKKAFDAGAWDKFLALFEYVRMDVDSVEDYQRLKEVSREGVRRVFYLATSPDLFTNICDNLAAAGLIDANSRVVLEKPLGHDLASAQEINTAVGKHFSEAQIYRIDHYLGKETVQNLMVLRFGNPIFGPLWQAPYIKSVQITVAETVGVGSRAGFYDKTGALRDMVQNHLLQLLCIVAMEPPVSLDPDAVRDEKLKVLRSLRPMTPEDIVRDTVRGQYTAGAVDGEAVKGYQEEDNVPAGSRAETFVALRAHINNWRWAHVPFFLRTGKRMQKKVSEIVIEFAELPFSIFPKGGRNYGNRLVIQLQPEESIQLQVLAKEPGSGMHMLPVNLNLDLQQAFTERRAEAYERLLIDVIRGRLTHFMRRDELEAAWAWAEPILEGWGKSGEKPRGYTAGTFGPAASTALMARENAVWAEESQ, encoded by the coding sequence ATGACGACCCAACACGCTTCTGCCACTCCCGACCTGCCGCTCGACATGATCATCTTCGGCGGTACCGGCGATCTGTCGTTTCGCAAACTGCTGCCCGCGCTCTACATGGCGCATCTGCACTGCAATCTGCCGCCGAACACCCGCATTCTCACGATCGGCCGCAAGCCCTGGTCGCGTGAGGAGTACATCAACGAATTCATGGAGCTGAAGGCGAAGCCCTTCATCGAAAAGAAAGCGTTCGATGCCGGCGCCTGGGACAAATTTCTTGCGCTGTTCGAATACGTGCGCATGGACGTCGACTCGGTCGAGGACTATCAGCGTCTGAAAGAAGTGTCGCGCGAAGGCGTGCGCCGCGTGTTCTATCTCGCGACGTCGCCGGATCTGTTCACTAACATCTGCGACAACCTCGCCGCCGCGGGATTGATCGACGCCAACTCGCGCGTCGTGCTCGAGAAGCCGCTGGGTCACGATCTGGCCTCCGCGCAGGAAATCAACACGGCGGTCGGCAAGCATTTCAGCGAAGCGCAGATCTACCGGATCGACCACTACCTCGGCAAGGAAACCGTGCAGAACCTGATGGTGCTGCGCTTCGGCAATCCGATTTTCGGCCCGCTGTGGCAGGCGCCGTATATCAAGAGCGTGCAGATCACGGTGGCGGAAACGGTCGGCGTGGGCAGCCGCGCGGGCTTCTACGATAAAACCGGTGCGCTGCGTGACATGGTGCAGAACCACTTGCTGCAATTGCTGTGCATCGTCGCGATGGAGCCGCCGGTGTCGCTCGACCCGGATGCGGTCCGCGACGAAAAGCTCAAGGTGCTGCGTTCGCTGCGGCCCATGACGCCCGAGGACATCGTGCGCGATACCGTGCGCGGGCAGTACACCGCGGGCGCCGTGGACGGCGAGGCAGTGAAGGGTTACCAGGAAGAAGACAATGTGCCGGCGGGCAGTCGCGCCGAAACCTTCGTTGCATTGCGCGCGCATATCAACAACTGGCGCTGGGCGCACGTGCCGTTTTTCCTGCGCACCGGCAAGCGGATGCAGAAGAAGGTGTCGGAGATCGTCATCGAATTCGCCGAACTGCCGTTCTCGATCTTTCCGAAGGGCGGGCGCAATTACGGCAATCGTCTGGTGATCCAGTTGCAGCCGGAAGAATCGATCCAGTTGCAGGTGCTCGCGAAAGAGCCGGGCAGCGGTATGCACATGCTGCCGGTGAATCTGAATCTGGATTTGCAGCAAGCCTTCACCGAGCGTCGCGCGGAAGCGTATGAGCGCTTGCTGATCGACGTGATTCGCGGACGCCTCACGCATTTCATGCGGCGGGACGAACTCGAAGCGGCATGGGCGTGGGCCGAACCGATTCTGGAAGGCTGGGGCAAATCGGGCGAAAAGCCGCGCGGTTATACGGCGGGCACGTTTGGACCGGCTGCTTCGACGGCATTGATGGCGCGCGAAAATGCGGTGTGGGCGGAAGAGTCGCAATAA
- a CDS encoding NAD(P)/FAD-dependent oxidoreductase, whose product MTTTYPLHANLTSADQAFPKHADVVIAGAGIMGCAAAYYLARRGLSVVVLDKSRIAGQQSSRAWGFVRQQGRESAEVPLMMAGIPLWKKLESELNFDLEWRQGGCLYVATGEEDWASFRQWMDVARQHGLDTRTLDRKQIDTVVTGMHAPALGGLYTPSDGQAEPRRAAAAFAARAAEAGALFFEGCGVIGVERAGGAIAGVVTERGTLRTSRFICAAGASSWRLLKTLGLELPQQAVRGTCMRTNPLPRITASTFWGHGLGVRQRANGAINLADDMQVDVDMTLGHFRALKWFLPELWAQREKFSFHLNGASLRDLRERLPGGVPKHERVLHPRDPHPQPNVGHAPRALKKLRALFPALKDAQVVESWAGLIDVLPDGIPVIDAPPQVSGLTIATGFCGHGFAMGPIVGKLLAELNDGGQASLDLSAFRLQRFFDGTMQRPRSML is encoded by the coding sequence ATGACCACGACTTACCCGCTGCACGCGAACCTCACTTCCGCCGACCAGGCGTTCCCGAAACATGCCGATGTGGTGATCGCCGGCGCCGGCATCATGGGCTGCGCGGCCGCCTACTATCTGGCGCGCCGCGGCCTCTCGGTGGTGGTGCTCGACAAATCGCGAATCGCCGGGCAGCAGTCGTCGCGGGCGTGGGGATTCGTGCGCCAGCAGGGCCGTGAATCCGCCGAAGTGCCGCTGATGATGGCCGGCATCCCGCTTTGGAAAAAACTCGAAAGCGAACTGAATTTCGATCTCGAATGGCGTCAGGGCGGCTGTCTGTACGTCGCGACCGGCGAGGAGGACTGGGCCTCGTTCCGGCAATGGATGGACGTCGCGCGTCAGCACGGACTCGACACGCGCACGCTCGATCGCAAGCAGATCGACACGGTCGTGACCGGCATGCATGCCCCGGCGCTCGGCGGCCTCTACACGCCGAGCGACGGCCAGGCGGAACCGCGCCGCGCCGCGGCCGCTTTCGCGGCGCGCGCAGCGGAGGCCGGCGCGCTGTTCTTCGAAGGCTGCGGCGTGATCGGCGTCGAACGCGCGGGCGGCGCGATTGCCGGCGTGGTCACCGAGCGCGGCACGCTGCGGACCTCGCGCTTTATCTGCGCGGCCGGCGCCAGCAGTTGGCGTCTACTCAAAACGCTCGGGCTCGAACTGCCGCAGCAGGCGGTGCGCGGCACGTGCATGCGCACCAATCCGCTGCCGCGCATCACCGCGTCGACGTTCTGGGGCCACGGCCTCGGCGTGCGGCAGCGCGCGAACGGCGCGATCAATCTCGCCGACGACATGCAGGTCGACGTCGACATGACGCTCGGCCATTTCCGCGCGCTCAAGTGGTTCTTGCCGGAATTGTGGGCGCAGCGCGAGAAGTTCAGCTTCCATCTGAACGGCGCGAGCCTGCGCGATCTGCGCGAGCGTTTGCCGGGCGGCGTGCCGAAACACGAACGTGTGCTGCATCCGCGTGACCCACATCCGCAGCCGAACGTGGGCCACGCGCCGCGTGCGTTGAAAAAACTGCGCGCCTTGTTCCCGGCGTTGAAAGACGCGCAGGTGGTCGAATCGTGGGCCGGCCTGATCGACGTGCTGCCCGACGGCATTCCGGTGATCGACGCGCCGCCGCAGGTCAGTGGGTTGACCATCGCCACCGGCTTTTGCGGTCACGGTTTCGCGATGGGGCCGATCGTCGGCAAACTGCTCGCGGAATTGAACGATGGCGGCCAGGCGTCGCTCGATCTGTCGGCGTTCCGTTTGCAGCGTTTCTTCGACGGCACGATGCAACGGCCTCGCAGCATGCTGTAA